A genomic window from Streptococcus sanguinis includes:
- a CDS encoding lipopolysaccharide biosynthesis protein, whose translation MERILLYVHFNKCNHISGHVFYQLEQLKPLFSKIIFISNSPLSNEDKCRLREDLGISDLLERDNRGFDFAAWRDGMDWLGFDTLQNSDSLTLMNDTCFGPLWDLEPIYKRFEADSQVDFWGMTNFRKTKYFEEHLQSYFVTFKQSVLKDKVFYEFWSQVEDFTDVQDVIDHYETQFTKRFVEAGFSYQALLDTRQEEAGELVHPDFSYYKPLKILEAKLPFLKVKALTGNPFLARYLLEDLETNSSYPTSLIREHLFYHFGPDLPCLLEDKYLSQATSNYRTDQPVLLHIHVTDFSIFQQYQNKLFSLSSQYQYLVTTDQPEVLKQLQTALAHLDNKVQLVLSQKSHPLLAMLEQNEILQKYAYIGHLSTHRLVENQTVFDQAMRSDLINMMVDYADASIEALAQESAVGLVIPDLPRLVRDGLFESEPPRPRLSAVWQEAGLHKSFDFITAPSLTRVYGGFLWFKYSAWASVFQMKSLESLPSSEQEFSDVLEHLLVYLAWDSHYDFKIMPLSSLPSLLDLQRKREELTEQKEKLSQKNLSQKIRNRLFNLLKKK comes from the coding sequence ATGGAACGAATATTACTCTATGTTCATTTCAATAAATGCAATCATATAAGCGGTCATGTCTTCTATCAATTGGAGCAGCTAAAGCCGCTTTTTTCTAAGATTATTTTTATTTCAAATAGTCCTTTGAGCAATGAGGACAAATGCCGGCTGAGAGAAGACTTGGGCATTTCTGACTTGCTTGAGCGAGACAACCGAGGCTTTGACTTTGCGGCTTGGCGTGACGGTATGGACTGGCTGGGTTTTGACACTTTGCAGAACTCAGATTCTCTGACTCTCATGAACGACACTTGCTTTGGTCCGCTATGGGATTTAGAGCCGATTTATAAGCGCTTTGAAGCGGATTCGCAAGTCGATTTTTGGGGAATGACTAATTTCCGCAAGACTAAGTATTTTGAAGAACACCTGCAGAGCTACTTTGTCACCTTTAAGCAGTCAGTTCTTAAAGACAAGGTTTTCTATGAATTTTGGTCTCAGGTAGAAGATTTTACTGACGTTCAAGATGTGATAGACCATTACGAGACCCAGTTTACCAAGCGCTTTGTAGAGGCGGGATTCAGTTATCAAGCTCTCCTTGATACCCGTCAGGAAGAAGCAGGAGAATTGGTTCATCCAGACTTTTCCTACTATAAGCCACTTAAGATTCTGGAAGCGAAGCTTCCTTTTCTAAAGGTCAAGGCTCTCACGGGTAATCCTTTTTTGGCTAGGTATTTGCTGGAAGATCTTGAAACCAACTCATCCTATCCGACTTCCCTGATTAGGGAACACCTGTTCTATCATTTTGGTCCAGACCTTCCTTGTTTGCTAGAGGATAAGTATTTGTCTCAGGCAACTTCGAACTATCGGACAGATCAGCCTGTCCTCCTGCATATCCATGTAACGGATTTTTCTATTTTTCAGCAGTATCAGAACAAGCTATTCTCTCTATCGTCTCAGTACCAGTACTTAGTGACAACAGATCAGCCAGAAGTGCTGAAACAGCTGCAGACAGCGCTGGCTCATCTGGACAATAAAGTTCAGCTTGTCCTAAGTCAGAAATCGCATCCCTTGCTTGCCATGCTAGAGCAGAATGAAATTCTGCAAAAATATGCTTATATCGGCCATCTATCTACTCATAGATTGGTGGAGAATCAGACTGTTTTTGACCAAGCTATGCGCTCTGATTTGATAAATATGATGGTGGATTATGCGGATGCAAGTATAGAAGCGCTAGCGCAGGAGTCTGCTGTAGGTCTGGTTATTCCGGATTTGCCGCGCCTAGTCAGAGATGGCTTGTTTGAGTCAGAGCCGCCGCGTCCAAGGCTATCTGCTGTCTGGCAGGAAGCTGGTTTACATAAGTCTTTTGACTTTATAACTGCCCCTTCTCTGACGAGAGTCTATGGCGGCTTCTTATGGTTCAAATATTCTGCTTGGGCTAGTGTGTTCCAGATGAAGAGCTTAGAAAGTTTGCCATCCTCTGAGCAGGAGTTTTCTGATGTTTTAGAGCATTTATTGGTTTATCTAGCTTGGGACAGTCATTATGACTTCAAGATTATGCCCTTATCTTCCCTCCCCTCTTTACTGGACTTGCAGAGGAAAAGGGAAGAGTTGACCGAGCAAAAAGAAAAATTAAGTCAGAAAAATTTATCTCAAAAGATACGAAATCGTTTGTTCAATCTTTTAAAGAAAAAGTGA
- a CDS encoding ABC transporter ATP-binding protein, protein MSNNIAVKVDHVSKFFRLPTEATQSLRTSLVNRFKGIKGYKEQHVLKDISFEVEKGDFYGIVGRNGSGKSTLLKIISEIYIPEKGKVTIDGKLVSFIELGVGFNPELTGRENVYMNGAMLGFSTEEVDAMYDDIVEFAELGEFMNQKLKNYSSGMQVRLAFSVAIKAQGDILILDEVLAVGDEAFQRKCNDYFKDRKESGKTTILVTHDMGAVKKYCNKAVLIENGLVKAIGNPDDVANQYSLDNATETKAMNEGFQVENAAVSDLKVKLLHSPQISPEQEIEFEISYRVNQDLPTYVSFSLTDIDRTIWLYNDNSMDQPTEGPGQKCLTYKCHVSQINNAKLKLQVSVRDQEEQILAFADSQNNPVILVNRQDIKDDDVSAKDSATGLIQRNGSWKISQS, encoded by the coding sequence ATGTCAAATAATATTGCAGTAAAAGTCGACCATGTAAGTAAATTCTTTCGATTGCCTACTGAGGCTACTCAGAGTTTGAGAACCAGTTTAGTCAATCGTTTTAAGGGGATCAAAGGCTACAAAGAACAGCATGTTTTGAAAGATATTTCCTTTGAAGTTGAAAAAGGGGACTTCTACGGAATTGTCGGCCGCAATGGCTCTGGTAAGTCCACCCTTCTGAAAATTATCTCTGAGATTTATATTCCGGAGAAGGGCAAGGTAACTATTGACGGTAAGTTGGTTTCTTTTATTGAGCTGGGTGTCGGTTTTAATCCAGAACTAACTGGCCGCGAAAATGTCTATATGAATGGTGCCATGCTGGGATTCTCAACAGAAGAAGTAGATGCCATGTACGATGATATCGTGGAGTTTGCTGAGCTGGGCGAGTTTATGAACCAAAAGCTCAAGAACTACTCCAGCGGTATGCAAGTGCGTCTGGCCTTTTCTGTGGCCATCAAGGCTCAGGGTGATATTCTGATTTTGGATGAGGTCTTGGCTGTTGGAGACGAAGCCTTTCAGCGTAAGTGTAATGACTACTTCAAAGATCGTAAGGAGTCGGGCAAGACGACCATTCTGGTGACCCATGACATGGGAGCTGTTAAAAAGTATTGTAATAAGGCTGTCTTGATTGAAAATGGCTTGGTCAAGGCTATCGGTAATCCTGATGATGTGGCCAACCAGTACAGTCTGGACAATGCGACTGAAACAAAAGCCATGAATGAAGGATTCCAGGTTGAGAATGCAGCAGTTTCTGATTTGAAGGTTAAGCTCTTGCATTCGCCTCAGATTTCACCTGAACAAGAGATTGAATTTGAAATTTCTTATCGGGTAAATCAAGACCTACCGACCTATGTTTCCTTTTCTCTGACAGATATCGATCGAACTATCTGGCTTTACAATGATAATTCCATGGATCAGCCAACAGAAGGACCTGGACAGAAGTGCTTGACTTACAAGTGTCATGTGTCACAGATAAATAACGCTAAGTTAAAACTGCAGGTTTCGGTGAGGGATCAAGAAGAACAAATTTTAGCCTTTGCAGACTCTCAGAACAACCCAGTTATCTTAGTCAATCGTCAGGATATTAAGGATGACGATGTCTCTGCTAAGGATTCTGCCACTGGCTTAATCCAGCGTAATGGCAGTTGGAAGATTTCTCAATCATAA